In Capricornis sumatraensis isolate serow.1 chromosome 16, serow.2, whole genome shotgun sequence, a genomic segment contains:
- the ACCS gene encoding 1-aminocyclopropane-1-carboxylate synthase-like protein 1 codes for MTTACPDSDSIQGLPGNKGDGLERECSRKPDQKPLKFYGVGDPAAMLPSSSPYLSSRGSIIKWFWDSAEEGYRTYHMDEYDEDKNPSGIINLGTSENKLCFDLLSRRLSQSDMLHVEPALLQYPDWRGHLFLREEVARFLSFYCRSPAPLKPENVVVLNGCASLFSALATVLCEAGEAFLIPAPYYGAITQHVYLYGNVRLVCVYLDSEVTGLETRPFQLTVEKLEMALQGANSEGVKVKGLILINPQNPLGDVYSPGELQEYLEFAKRHELHVMVDEVYMLSVFEESAGYRSVLSLERLPDPQRTHVMWATSKDFGMSGLRFGTLYTENRAVATAVASLCRYHGLSGLVQYQMAQLLRDRDWINQVYLPENHARLKAAHTYVSEDLRALGIPFVSHGAGFFIWVDLRKYLPEATFEEEVLLWRRFLENKVLLSFGKAFECKEPGWFRLVFSDKTHRLRLGMQRVRQVLEGQAQLADGAPPRQIQEPQGPHRLPARVV; via the exons ACAAGGGAGATGGTCTGGAAAGAGAATGCTCCAGAAAACCCGACCAGAAGCCGCTGAAGTTCTACGGAGTGGGTGACCCTGctgccatgctcccctccagCAGCCCCTACCTGTCCTCTAGAGGAAGCATCATTAAATGGTTCTGGGATTCAGCGGAGGAGGGCTACAGGACCTACCACATGGATGAATATGATGAGGACAAGAACCCCAGT GGCATCATTAACTTGGGCACCAGTGAGAACAAACTCTGCTTTGACCTGCTGTCCAGACGG CTGAGTCAGAGCGACATGCTGCACGTGGAGCCGGCCCTGTTGCAGTACCCCGACTGGAGGGGACATCTGTT CCTCCGGGAGGAAGTGGCCAGGTTCCTGTCTTTCTACTGCAGAAGCCCCGCACCCCTTAAACCGGAGAAT GTGGTGGTTCTGAATGGCTGtgcctctctcttctctgctctgGCCACGGTGCTGTGTGAGGCGGGGG AGGCTTTCCTGATCCCTGCCCCTTACTATGGAGCCATCACGCAGCACGTGTATCTCTATGGCAACGTTCGGCTGGTCTGTGTCTATCTGGACAGTGAG GTCACTGGGCTGGAAACGCGCCCCTTCCAGCTCACAGTGGAGAAGCTGGAGATGGCCCTGCAAGGAGCTAATTCTGAG GGTGTGAAGGTCAAAGGCCTCATCCTCATCAACCCCCAGAATCCTCTGGGTGACGTCTATTCCCCAGGGGAGCTGCAGGAGTACCTGGAGTTTGCCAAGAG GCATGAGCTGCATGTGATGGTGGACGAGGTCTACATGCTGTCCGTGTTTGAGGAGTCTGCTGGGTACCGCAGTGTCCTGAGCCTGGAAAG GCTGCCTGACCCCCAGAGGACCCACGTGATGTGGGCGACTAGCAAG GACTTCGGGATGTCTGGGCTCCGCTTCGGCACGCTGTACACAGAAAACCGGGCCGTGGCCACGGCGGTGGCCTCCCTCTGCCGCTATCATGGCCTCAGTGGCCTGGTCCAGTATCAGATGGCACAGCTGCTCCGGGACCGTG ACTGGATCAACCAAGTGTATCTGCCGGAAAACCACGCCCGGCTCAAGGCTGCCCACACCTATGTCTCAGAGGACCTCCGGGCCCTGGGTATCCCCTTTGTGAGCCATGGGGCCGGCTTCTTCATCTGGGTCGACTTGAGGAAG TACCTGCCCGAGGCCACCTTTGAGGAGGAGGTGCTACTCTGGAGGCGATTTTTGGAGAACAAGGTGCTGCTGTCCTTCGGCAAAGCCTTCGAGTGCAAAGAGCCTGGCTGGTTCCGCTTGGTCTTCTCCGACAAGACCCACCGGCTTCGCCTGG GGATGCAGAGGGTCCGACAGGTGCTTGAGGGCCAAGCCCAGCTGGCAGACGGCGCCCCTCCCCGCCAGATCCAGGAGCCACAAGGCCCCCACAG GCTGCCTGCCCGTGTTGTTTAA